In one Carassius carassius chromosome 12, fCarCar2.1, whole genome shotgun sequence genomic region, the following are encoded:
- the LOC132154168 gene encoding GTP-binding protein Di-Ras1-like: MPEQSNDYRVVVFGAGGVGKSSLVLRFVKGTFRDTYIPTVEDTYRQVISCDKSVCTLQITDTTGSHQFPAMQRLSISKGHAFILVYSITSKQSLEELKPIYQQILAIKGNIENIPIMLVGNKSDETQREVKTEDGEAQSKIWKCAFMETSAKTNHNVTELFQELLNLEKKRNMSLNIDGKRSGKQSRADKLKGKCSIM, from the coding sequence ATGCCAGAGCAGAGCAACGACTACCGTGTGGTGGTGTTTGGCGCAGGGGGTGTAGGGAAGAGCTCACTGGTGCTCCGTTTTGTGAAAGGCACTTTCCGGGACACCTACATCCCAACGGTGGAGGACACGTACCGGCAGGTGATCAGCTGTGACAAGAGCGTCTGCACCCTGCAGATCACAGACACAACTGGCAGCCACCAGTTTCCCGCCATGCAGCGTCTGTCCATCTCCAAGGGTCACGCATTTATCCTGGTCTACTCCATCACTAGTAAGCAATCCCTGGAAGAATTAAAGCCCATATACCAGCAGATTCTCGCTATTAAAGGCAACATAGAGAACATCCCCATCATGCTCGTGGGAAACAAAAGTGATGAGACTCAACGGGAAGTGAAGACCGAAGATGGAGAGGCCCAGTCCAAGATCTGGAAGTGTGCTTTCATGGAGACCTCAGCTAAGACTAACCACAATGTCACTGAGCTTTTCCAGGAGCTTCTCAATTTAGAGAAGAAGAGGAACATGAGTTTGAACATCGATGGCAAGCGTTCTGGGAAGCAAAGCAGGGCTGACAAGCTGAAGGGGAAATGCAGCATCATGTAG